The DNA segment tggcccccagcaccagcagctggatgCTCACAGCCACAgaccccttccccccacccgagcgacccccgccccccccccccagacacaGCCAGGCCTCAGCTCCCCGCACAGGCACTCAGCGTGCTTACgaaatataatatttatttgggattaaaataataaaaaaaaccaaaacacagctccctcccccagcaccgcTGCTCAGGGGACACGGCGGGACAGATGTGCCTCTTCACagccaccccccccctcccccccaaacaTGGGAGACTCAGTCGCCCGACGGGAGGCTCCACCACTCGCCCTCCTGGGCTGGACATGGCGCACGCAACCGTAACGCAGCTTggtgagccagcagctgccccccgACACAGGCAGGTGGGGGCCACGGCGCTCAGCCCCCTGGGGGCTGCACCCGCGGGGTGGGCACGACCCTGGGTGCCCACACACGCACAGAGCCCCTCTGCCGGCACCTGGCCTTCGCCACGCTCACCGGCAGCGTGCCGGGCACAGAGACCATGGCCAGCAGTGGCCAACGGGCACCGAGCCAGCACGGCCACTGTGACACCCACCCGGGTAGCCCCCACCCTACAAAGCTCACAGTGCATGCGCCACGCACGACAGCCCAGGGACAGgggccccagcagcagcaaccccTGGCAGGGGAcggggtgctgctgccctttGGGGCGGGAGCAGCTCGGCAGGGGGACAcgctggggacacaggggagCACAAACAAGACGGACAGACACCACAGCAAGGAGACGGGGAGCCAGGGCCAAGTGGCCGGTGCTGGTGTGCTGAGCCCGGCCCCGAGCCTGCCCGTCGGGATTCACAGGTGACACGTGGCTCGGGCAGCGCTCCCGGCCGCTCGGCCCACACGGCCTTCCCAGCTCGGGCACCGCAGCCCAGTCCTGCCCAGCCCCGCGCCGGTGCCCATCACTGCTTGAAGGTGGACTGCAGCTCCTTGAATGCCGccttcctctgcttcagctCCTCCGCCTgcttcttcttctcctcctgctctgccttgaTCTCCTCCTCGAAGCGGCTGGCATCATGGATGGCTTGCACCTGCAGAGGGGGGCACGTCCAGCTGGGTCCCACAAgacccctgctgctgctccccccaccATCTTCACCCCTGTCCCCAGCGAGCCAGCACCAAGAACCTTCGCCCATCACCGACCCAGTGTCCCCACACCTGCCTCACCTTGGCCTCAAAGAAGCTCTTGGCGCCCTTCACCCCCTCCGTGGAGACATCGATCTCGGAGAGCCGGGCCAGGGCGTGCAGCCCgctgtcctcctgcagctcGCCCGCTGCTGCCTTGCGGAAAATCAGCAGGAACTGCAAGGGGAGAGGGTGGTGTCAGCTCCCCCGAGACCACCAAGCCACCACGacctccccccccagcccagcccagccctgagcGGAGCAGCCCTCGGGTCACCTCCCTGGCAGCacagagccccccagcccctcacctccCGAAAGCTCAGCTTGCTGTCCAGGTCCTCGTCCACTTCCTTGATCATGTTCTTCAGGCCCAGGTGTGTCTGCGGAGCCCCCAGCTTCTCCATCATCAGCTTCAGCTCCATCAGGTCAATGAAGCCATCTTTCCCTGCGTCGTACCTGCGGGAAGGAGGCACAGTCCTGTCACACGGCAGCAGGACACAGAGCGCACGCAGCCACCCTGGCACCGGCCCTCTGtgcccacccagcaccctgtgcccaCGCTACCTGGGGAGCGAAGCAGCAGGCATGGAGAGGATGGCACGGACCGGGGCAGTGACGCTCTCGGGCGGCTTGCCAGACCGCGGGGGAAGCTGCCAGCGAACCGCTAACAGCTCCCCAGAGCATCATCTGGAATCGCTTCTGCTGCTGTGCGGCACTTGGCAGGAAAACCTCCCGGGATGCTGCCAAACCTGCTGCTGGCTCCGCAAACTGGGAGCCTGAGCACACACTCCCCTCGGCTGCTACAAGGGATGACAGCTACGGCACTAAGCCCACCAGGCGCTGCTCCCCACATCATCCCTTGGCCACAGCCCCCCGTCCTCTCAGCCGAGCCGGCAGCTTGCCTGGCTCCCAGGGGTGTGATGCTGTGTGggtgctcccagcagctcctgtccGTTGGGCTGTGGGGACCAGGAGCTCTCCAGCgcagccacctcctcctccctaTGACACCCCCAGGTCCCGCCTGCCCAGAGCCCCCTGGCTTccatgctccagccccagccaggtGCCCAGCCTTGACCAGGAGACCCAGGCGCACTGCTGCTTACCGAACCTGCTGACAGACCCCACAGGGATGCCCCTTCTCGGCCCCCTGCCACCATTCCATCCAGCCTCCCACCCAcccggggctggcagcccaCCCCTCCGCTGTCTGTGCTGGTGACACACGGTCCCCTGCCCCAGAACCTCtcggcacagcatggcacagcacttTGTACGGCTCCATGGCATGGGCACAAGAGGAGAGCCCTGCGGCACATCCCAGGACGTTGCAGAAGTAGATGAGCACCTATGCAGCTGCACCTGTCGTTACagggcttttttggttttttctttttttttctttttttttttttttttggtgtgttgcctttttgtttttcgTGGCTCCTCTTTCCTGTGCCTGCaggccctgcagcagccccgcagAGCACCCGGCTCCCCACACTGCAGGTCCATGACTCATTTGTACCTTCCCGCTGCGGTCTGCTCTGTCCGTGCTGCCAGCATCACCTTCCTGCTCCCCCACGCTGCTGGGGCCCGAACCAGGGCCAGCCCCGCTCACTTCTGCCTCCGAGACCCCTCTCGGAGCACTGGGCAGAGAGTTTCTCTGCAAGGGGCAAGTTTGCTAACCTGGCCCTGCCACTTCGTCCCCTAAGCCTTCCTCTGATGGCAGGGCGCTGCCTcactccccccagccctcctctctGATTTTcaggggtgctgctgcttttctgcttctccccGGGGAAGCTCCCAATGGGTAACATCACCCCTACGGAGAGAAAAAACCCTTCCATGTGTCACTTTACCCTGCACAGCTGATGGCCACGTCACAAGGACTGTGGCAGTGGCACGGACAGcgtggcagagccaggcttgACGCACCCCTTGCTTGGGAGACCCCCCCTCTGGCTCCCAACCCCCCGGGAGCTGCCTCAGCGGCGGGCGCGCAGCCCCGGCGCTGCTCCTTTCGCTGCAGTGAGACGCTGCAGCTGTCAGAGCAAACACGTCTGCCTCGCACACCCGGCTCCCTCGTCTGCGCAGCGCTGGCCAGGCTCCACCACCGCCATCTGCGCCGCGGCCGCAgcacccacacccacccaccgcTTTGCCCcgtggggacccccagccccgTTGGGggctcccctctgctgcagtCCCGCAGCAGCCTGCCCGTCTCGCTCGCTGCTGCATCCAGGCAATGGGACGTAGCGGGGAACAGGGGGCTCCTCATGCTGCCAGCACCCTAAACACCCCCAGCCTCGTGCTTCCGTCCTGGCCGCCTCCATCCCCTGCACCTTCTCCAGCGCTCGGCCATGCCAGAACAAGACCACATGGCAGGGTGCTGGATAgggtgaggggcagcagccCACCGCCACCCTGCCTTCACCCACGGCCCCCAGAGCCACGGAGCACCTGACATGCCATGGCTCTATGGGGATGCTCCGGGGGGGATGCTCCGGGCTGTCCCACTCGCCCCCGGTTACTTGTGCACATCCTGGCATGACCAGGCTCAGAGCCATCCCCATTTCTGTCTCCCCCCCTGGAAATTTCCAGGGCTCACTGTCGGCTGCCAGCATCCAGCATCCCCCCCCCAGGCCGAGCTGGCACACGAAGTCACGCTCCGCCGCGCGTGGTGGCACGCAGCGCCCAGGGATGCTGAGGACATGCCGCCTGCCCTCGCCGCTGCAGCCGCCggggtctgtgctgctggcaaagAAGTGGGGGTCCCCTGCgggctcctccagccccccccccccccccccccgccttgaGCACAAGGTGCTGGGGTCCCTCCTCACAGGTGATGGGGGACAGGGCATCCCTTTGGCAGCAGTTTGGGGGTGCACACGCATCTctcctgcagggagctgggggggaggtGACCCTGGCATCCCTCCTCTGCAAAGTGCGGGatgggggggcacggggagcccCTGGCATCCCTCCTCTGCAAAGTGCGGGatgggggggcacggggagcccCTGGCATCCCTCCTCTGCAAAGTGCGGGatgggggggcacggggagcccCTGGCATCCCTCCTCTGCAAAGTGCGGGatggggggggcacggggagcccCTGGCATCCCTCCTCTGCAAAGTGCGGGatggggggggcacggggagcccCTGGCATCCCTCCTCTGCAAAGTGCGGGatgggggggcacggggagcccCTGGCATCCCTCCTGCAGAGAGATAGAGCTGGGGGGGAGCCTCCCACAAGGAGCCAGGGGGTCTCTCCTGCAAGGAATGAGGGGGGGGTCCTCATCTAAAGGCATAGGGGTGCCCTTCATGCAATGAATGGGGGGGTCCCTCATGTAAGGCATAGGGGTGTCTGTCCCGCAAGGAATGGGGGGGTCCCTCCAGCAATAAACGGGGGGGCTCCCTCCGGCAAGGAACAGGGGGTCCATCCTGCAGTGAATGAGTGGCTCCCTCCTGCACGGAATGGGGGGGCTCCCTCCCGCAAGGTGCGGGGGGGTCCATCCTGCAATGAACGGGGCTCCCTCCGGCGAGGAACGGGGGTCTCTCCCGCAGGGCGCGGGTGCCGTggccgctgccccgccgccccctgcccgTACTCACTGTCGGAAGAGCCGCTCCATGTCGCGGAGCTGCCGCCGGGAGAACTCGCGGAACTCCCCGGCGGGGCTGAAGAcgcggcggccgcccccgggGGAGCCCtcggcccccggccgccccgccgggctgcccggccccggccccggctccggcccccggccccgccgccccgccggcccctccgccgccgccgccgccgccatggtGCCCGGAtggccgccccgccccccgccccaacccgccccgccccgccgggggccggCCCAGCGCCCCCCGCCCAGCGCCCCCCGCCGGTCCGGCCCCGGGGCTCCTCTGCCGTGGGGGGGCTCCCCTGCCCGGGGGGGGCTCCCGTGCCCTGGGGGGGCTTCTCTGCCCTGGGGGGcctcctctgccctgggggGGCTCCCCGGCCCTGGGGGGGCTCCCGTGCCCTGGGGGGGCTCCATTGCCCTGGGGGGGCTCCTCTGCCCTGGGGGGGCTCCCGCTCCCGGTTcagggcgggggggcggcccggggggccCCGCGGGGCCCAGCTCCCACCTGCAGGCAGCCGCCCtggcccgggcggggggcgagggggcACACGTGGGGTCGGGGGCCAGCCCTGGCTCGCCCGACAGACCCGCCGAGGTCCCCGACAGACCTCCAACAGAGCCCCCCAGAGATCCCCCGACTGActgcccccccagctctccaACAGAACCCCTGACAGATCCTCCACAGATCCCCAGCAGATCCTTGACAACCCCCCCACAGATCTTCAACAGATCTCCAACAGACCCCCTCAACGGACTCCCCACAGATCTCCTTGCAGACCCCTCGATGGATCTCCAACAGACCCACCACAGATCCCCGACAGACCCCCTGACAGATCCTTGACAGACCCCCCAACAGACTCCCTACAGATCCCCGACAGACCACCCACAGATCCTAGACAGATCCCCCAAAGATCCCCTGACAGACTCCCAACAGAGATCCCCCCCAAATCTCCAACAGACCCCCCCCCCAGATCCCCTGACAGACCCCCCAGACCCCTCTTCgagggcagcagcctgggtAGGCACatggccctgccccagcccacccagcccagcctttGCTCCCCGCTCCAGCCATCACCTACgggcacagctcctgctccccttccccttccccttccccttccccttccccttccccttccccttccccaccccacacTGCACCCCACGCCGCAGCCCACCGCCGCAGCCCTGCGCTCCTGGGGGACCGTGTTTCCAGCCTTATGCTCCAGCTGCCCACCACAGCACGGGACTGGTGGGCACTGGGGTCACAAGCGCAAGGGGCGACGACTGGAGGAGGGTGGGCAGGCGATGGGGCAGACCCCGCgcagctgcagggctgtattcacacacacagacacaggtgtctatctatctatatgaatacatatgtacacacatcGCATATACACTGACATGTATCCAGACCTTCTCTATGCCATAAGCCCACCGCACTGGGCAATCCATGTGCTGTGGGAAAATCCAGTCCCAGGTGCCGCGCTGACCCGCTGGCATGCCTGGAGGTACAAGATACCAACGGAGGGTCCTTAAGGTGTGCCCACGCCTCGCACCCCACCCCACGTTACAGAGCCCACGGCGTGGGGACCTGCTCCCACCGCAGACCCTCACTTGCAGTGCCTGTCCTACGCGCAGCCTGTCTGGACAGCTGCTGCCACGAACTCCTTGGCCTTCGGCTTTCCTGAGAAAGGCTTCTTGGCTGCAGGCTGCGGAACAGGGAGAGGTTGAACGTCACATCACGCTCACCTGCAGCGCTTGGCACGGCTCTTGGGCCAGCTGCATGATgtccttctcccttctccctccccacaaGCGCCCAAACCCACTGCCACGGCTCAGGAACGCCCAGCCTCTCGGGAGGGTCCGGCAGAGCTCAAAACCCCTGGGTCGCTGACAGATGGAGTGGGGACTGCCCCGCATGCCCCCACAGCGCAGGAGCTGGGTTGGCCCGCAGCACCCAGCTTCTCACCTGGTGGCCCCTCAGCCACCGCTGCcgcagcagggcacagccacccCGTGGCACCCGGGAAGCTGCGCCAGCCccgctgcctgtgcccagcctgTCACAGACACGAGCTCGGCACGTTACACCGGGCTTGCGGCTGCTGCCGAGGCTCCACACTGGGCTCCTCCACCTTTCCGGCTGCAGCAAACGCCGCGGAGGGGCCCCACGCAGGCACTGTGCCCTGAGAACCACCAACGCTCTTGCACCTTTCCAGCCTGCTGAGGCTCTGGGGGTCTCTTGCCACAACCCCCTGCTCTTTGGTTACCGAACACTGCCTGAGCGGGTCACCCCAGAGCGAGCAAAATCACACTTCCGTGCCTGCTCACCCTGCCTGGCCTGTAACCGAGCAAGCGGAGGGCATCGCTCCTGCCTTTGGGAGCACCGGCACAGCCCGGAGGCCCCTTGTCCTTGTCCCCTGCCAGGCTCGGGATAATGCCAGGAGTCACCTGCCTTCTGCTTGCAGGATTTGCCTCTTACTAAGAGGCGAATGTTGTGGCTGTGCCGCGCATCCCCGTGCCGTGCATCCCTCGTGCCACACATCCCCTGTGCTGCGCATCCCCCGTGCCG comes from the Falco rusticolus isolate bFalRus1 chromosome 3, bFalRus1.pri, whole genome shotgun sequence genome and includes:
- the EFHD2 gene encoding EF-hand domain-containing protein D2; protein product: MERLFRQYDAGKDGFIDLMELKLMMEKLGAPQTHLGLKNMIKEVDEDLDSKLSFREFLLIFRKAAAGELQEDSGLHALARLSEIDVSTEGVKGAKSFFEAKVQAIHDASRFEEEIKAEQEEKKKQAEELKQRKAAFKELQSTFKQ